A single window of Haliotis asinina isolate JCU_RB_2024 chromosome 5, JCU_Hal_asi_v2, whole genome shotgun sequence DNA harbors:
- the LOC137283891 gene encoding protein qua-1-like gives MGCGNDSAMGCGNDSAMGCGNDSAMGCGNDSAMGSPREDKQWGCGNDSAMGSPRGGKQKGCRNDSAMGSPRGGKQKGCRNDSAMGSPRGGKQWGCGNDSAMGSPRGGKQKGCRNDSAMGSPRGGKQKGCRNDSAMGSPRGGKQKGCRNDSAMGSPRGGKQKGCRNDSAMGSPRGGKQWGCGNDSAMGSPRGGKQKGCGNDSAMDSPRGGKQKGCRNDSAMGSPRGGKQKGCRNDSAMGSPRGGKQKGCRNDSAMGSPRGGKQKGCRNDSAMGSPRGGKQKGCRNDSAMGSPRGGKQKGCRNDSAMGSPRGGKQKGCRNDSAMGSPREDKQWGCGNDSALDSPRGDKQWGCGNDSAMGSPRGGKQRFCGHNSAMGCPR, from the coding sequence ATGGGTTGTGGGAATGATTCTGCCATGGGTTGTGGGAATGATTCTGCCATGGGTTGTGGGAATGATTCTGCCATGGGTTGTGGGAATGATTCTGCCATGGGTTCTCCAAGGGAAGATAAGCAGTGGGGTTGTGGGAATGATTCTGCCATGGGTTCTCCAAGGGGAGGCAAGCAGAAGGGTTGTAGGAATGATTCTGCCATGGGTTCTCCAAGGGGAGGCAAGCAGAAGGGTTGTAGGAATGATTCTGCCATGGGTTCTCCAAGGGGAGGCAAGCAGTGGGGTTGTGGGAATGATTCTGCCATGGGTTCTCCAAGGGGAGGCAAGCAGAAGGGTTGTAGGAATGATTCTGCCATGGGTTCTCCAAGGGGAGGCAAGCAGAAGGGTTGTAGGAATGATTCTGCCATGGGTTCTCCAAGGGGAGGCAAGCAGAAGGGTTGTAGGAATGATTCTGCCATGGGTTCTCCAAGGGGAGGCAAGCAGAAGGGTTGTAGGAATGATTCTGCCATGGGTTCTCCAAGGGGAGGCAAGCAGTGGGGTTGTGGGAATGATTCTGCCATGGGTTCTCCAAGGGGAGGCAAGCAGAAGGGTTGTGGGAATGATTCTGCCATGGATTCTCCAAGGGGAGGCAAGCAGAAGGGTTGTAGGAATGATTCTGCCATGGGTTCTCCAAGGGGAGGCAAGCAGAAGGGTTGTAGGAATGATTCTGCCATGGGTTCTCCAAGGGGAGGCAAGCAGAAGGGTTGTAGGAATGATTCTGCCATGGGTTCTCCAAGGGGAGGCAAGCAGAAGGGTTGTAGGAATGATTCTGCCATGGGTTCTCCAAGGGGAGGCAAGCAGAAGGGTTGTAGGAATGATTCTGCCATGGGCTCTCCAAGGGGAGGCAAGCAGAAGGGTTGTAGGAATGATTCTGCCATGGGTTCTCCAAGGGGAGGCAAGCAGAAGGGTTGTAGGAATGATTCTGCCATGGGTTCTCCAAGGGAAGATAAGCAGTGGGGTTGTGGGAATGATTCTGCTTTGGATTCTCCAAGGGGAGACAAGCAGTGGGGTTGTGGGAATGATTCTGCAATGGGTTCTCCAAGGGGAGGCAAGCAGAGGTTTTGCGGGCATAATTCGGCCATGGGCTGTCCAAGGTGA